A DNA window from Moorella thermoacetica contains the following coding sequences:
- a CDS encoding 4Fe-4S dicluster domain-containing protein, translating into MRVGFFLDLNRCIGCRACEGACQNWKGPGFPLRRVQAFAGRVKGRWQEYYLSLACNHCENPECFRVCPARAYNKRRDGIVLHNSGRCSGCNRCVRACPFGAPRYNLTIGKVEKCDLCVERIDNGLPPACVEACPVKALQVLQLDEGKELGERWVPGLADVNITRPTLRLKAPEEEERFFLVG; encoded by the coding sequence ATGCGAGTCGGTTTTTTCCTGGACCTGAACCGTTGCATCGGTTGCCGGGCCTGTGAGGGGGCCTGCCAGAACTGGAAGGGTCCCGGGTTTCCCCTGCGGCGGGTGCAGGCTTTTGCTGGCCGGGTCAAGGGCCGGTGGCAGGAATATTATCTCTCCCTGGCCTGCAATCATTGTGAAAACCCCGAGTGCTTCCGGGTATGTCCCGCACGCGCCTACAACAAGCGCCGGGACGGCATCGTCCTGCATAACAGCGGGCGGTGCAGCGGTTGTAACCGTTGCGTCCGCGCCTGCCCCTTCGGGGCGCCCCGTTATAACCTGACAATAGGGAAAGTCGAAAAGTGTGACCTCTGTGTAGAGAGAATAGATAATGGCCTGCCACCGGCCTGCGTTGAAGCCTGTCCCGTCAAAGCCCTGCAGGTTTTACAACTAGATGAAGGCAAGGAACTGGGAGAGAGGTGGGTACCGGGACTGGCTGACGTCAACATCACCAGACCCACCCTGCGCCTGAAGGCTCCGGAGGAAGAGGAAAGGTTTTTTCTTGTTGGTTAA
- a CDS encoding molybdopterin-dependent oxidoreductase, producing MAAKFYRHICPRNCYSTCGLISMVEGGKIKELAGDPAHGYSRGHLCRFGYSYLDIFHHPARVLYPLRQEPRGSGNWRRIGWDEAMTLIAGKMLELKGRWGSFLPVFFYSNSGNIGLLHQAWNWLARSLGEVTVASGSLCWSAGLDAMVYGYGAHNHPDPAAMARAGYLLLWGANPAWTAVHQMEYIYEARERGARLVVIDPIFTATAARADFYVQIKPGSDGALALGLAHQLWQKGLVDNYYLENYVRGWPEWREYLAGLDPRELVAATGVPLELMARLAEEYAAGNPAAIWIGIGLQRHINGGQNIRAINALAAMTGNLGREGGGVYYASPVASELFTTSWPEWMRPAGSERQIPVYDLARGLEEADSPPVKMALLANANPLAQNATTQELQRALANLDLVVLSGQFLTETARAADVFLPVTTFLESWDVVPSYWHRWIGINEPAVSPGGECRSDIQVVSDLARVLNQISPGCCPFPSGWTEEEWLEQVFNPEVYRLLGINHYRDLLDGPRELKLPANPWAGGRFATPSGRYEIYSDRAAAAGLPSLPVYQPAAAGTEAYPYRLLTPHTSAGLNSQFYNLGDVPEPLALVNPRLAREQGLHSGSQARLYNEWGEIIIPVVISELVPPQTILCHQRPLPGGQVINDLTPPLATDMGTITSSGPGLAYYDTFVNIAPVA from the coding sequence ATGGCGGCAAAGTTTTATCGCCATATCTGCCCGCGGAATTGTTACAGCACCTGTGGCCTTATTTCCATGGTAGAAGGGGGAAAAATCAAGGAACTAGCCGGCGATCCGGCCCATGGTTACAGCCGGGGACACCTCTGCCGTTTCGGCTACAGCTACCTGGATATTTTCCATCATCCAGCCCGGGTACTTTACCCTTTACGGCAGGAGCCCCGGGGTTCAGGCAACTGGCGCCGGATAGGCTGGGACGAAGCCATGACCCTCATTGCCGGCAAAATGCTGGAGTTAAAGGGTCGTTGGGGTTCCTTTTTGCCAGTCTTCTTTTACAGCAATTCGGGTAACATAGGTCTCCTGCACCAGGCATGGAACTGGCTGGCCCGCAGCCTGGGAGAGGTGACTGTAGCGTCAGGGTCCCTGTGCTGGAGCGCCGGGCTGGACGCCATGGTCTATGGTTACGGCGCCCACAACCACCCCGACCCGGCAGCCATGGCCCGGGCGGGTTACCTCTTGCTCTGGGGGGCCAACCCGGCCTGGACGGCAGTCCACCAGATGGAATATATCTACGAGGCCCGGGAAAGGGGTGCCCGCCTGGTTGTTATTGATCCTATTTTTACAGCCACGGCGGCCCGGGCCGACTTCTATGTTCAGATAAAACCCGGCAGCGACGGCGCCCTGGCTTTAGGATTGGCCCACCAACTATGGCAGAAAGGGTTAGTAGATAATTACTACCTGGAAAATTATGTGCGGGGTTGGCCGGAGTGGCGGGAATATCTGGCTGGCCTGGACCCCCGGGAGCTGGTGGCAGCTACTGGTGTACCGCTAGAGCTAATGGCCCGCCTGGCGGAGGAATATGCTGCCGGCAACCCTGCAGCCATCTGGATAGGCATAGGCCTGCAGCGCCACATCAACGGTGGCCAGAACATCCGGGCCATCAACGCCCTGGCGGCCATGACCGGAAACCTGGGCCGTGAAGGCGGCGGTGTTTATTATGCCAGCCCGGTAGCAAGCGAGCTTTTTACTACCTCCTGGCCGGAGTGGATGCGCCCTGCCGGCAGTGAGAGGCAAATACCAGTTTATGACCTGGCCCGGGGCCTGGAGGAAGCCGACAGCCCGCCAGTAAAAATGGCCCTTCTGGCAAACGCCAATCCCCTGGCGCAAAACGCCACAACGCAAGAATTGCAGCGGGCCCTAGCGAATCTGGATCTGGTGGTCTTAAGTGGCCAGTTCCTGACCGAAACGGCCCGGGCGGCCGACGTCTTCCTGCCAGTGACGACCTTTTTGGAAAGCTGGGACGTTGTTCCCAGCTACTGGCATCGCTGGATAGGAATCAATGAACCGGCCGTTTCTCCGGGGGGAGAATGCCGTTCCGATATCCAGGTGGTGAGTGACCTGGCCAGGGTTCTAAATCAAATCAGCCCGGGATGTTGTCCTTTTCCCTCCGGTTGGACGGAAGAAGAGTGGCTGGAGCAGGTTTTTAACCCGGAGGTTTACCGGTTGCTGGGAATAAACCATTACCGTGATCTCCTGGACGGTCCCAGGGAATTAAAGCTACCGGCCAATCCCTGGGCCGGGGGACGGTTCGCCACTCCTTCCGGGCGGTATGAAATCTATTCAGACCGGGCGGCGGCAGCCGGCCTGCCATCACTGCCGGTTTACCAGCCGGCAGCCGCGGGTACAGAGGCTTACCCTTACCGTCTCCTGACCCCCCACACCAGCGCCGGCCTGAACTCCCAGTTTTATAATCTTGGTGATGTACCGGAACCCCTGGCCCTGGTTAATCCACGGCTGGCCCGGGAGCAGGGCCTGCATAGCGGCAGCCAGGCCCGCCTTTACAATGAGTGGGGCGAGATTATAATCCCGGTGGTCATAAGTGAACTGGTGCCACCGCAAACTATCCTCTGCCACCAGCGTCCCCTGCCCGGAGGCCAGGTTATCAATGACCTTACCCCGCCCCTGGCCACTGATATGGGAACTATCACCAGCAGCGGCCCTGGCTTGGCCTATTATGACACCTTTGTCAATATCGCCCCGGTGGCGTAA
- a CDS encoding DUF362 domain-containing protein has product MGKLDLETIAATLTGLGQVRVQGDACIRGKSPRVTCRRCQEVCPVKGVDLGNDRPGIKDCQRCGLCAVACPVGALEDPERTHSFFLARGRESIVATGKALFACNRGLADHRRDGWIIASCLGAVAPEVILALAVRGQVGFRYLPEECAGCPWGDKGERLFRSSFAWAQQALGAMGLPGERLIRGGYLKPAPAHGGATGRAGGPVPAVMGRREFFRSLVCKIKIPGVEITPLSQSPQAVNARSRALILQQALEEARPAGGYPATARLPLAALKVTGPCYLCNICSRLCPTGALELTEGELRFNPSRCNHCGLCLAVCPQHSLAWGEDLPLEAMAAGATCTLAIVTNHRCASCGETFQAGATAMECLRCTLSRELPGVAARRGGA; this is encoded by the coding sequence GTGGGGAAACTGGATCTGGAGACTATCGCCGCTACCCTGACGGGATTGGGACAGGTACGAGTGCAGGGAGATGCCTGTATCAGGGGGAAGTCACCCCGGGTAACTTGCCGGCGGTGCCAGGAAGTCTGCCCGGTAAAGGGTGTTGACCTGGGTAACGACCGGCCCGGGATAAAGGATTGCCAGCGTTGTGGCCTCTGCGCTGTAGCCTGTCCTGTGGGGGCCCTGGAGGATCCAGAGCGGACCCACTCCTTTTTCCTGGCCCGGGGGCGGGAGAGTATAGTCGCCACCGGCAAAGCCCTCTTTGCCTGCAACCGGGGACTGGCAGACCACCGGCGGGATGGCTGGATAATAGCTTCCTGCCTGGGGGCCGTCGCTCCGGAGGTAATCCTCGCCCTGGCTGTCAGGGGGCAAGTAGGTTTTCGCTACCTCCCGGAAGAGTGTGCCGGCTGCCCCTGGGGGGACAAGGGAGAGCGACTCTTCCGCTCTTCTTTCGCCTGGGCCCAGCAGGCCCTGGGGGCTATGGGTTTGCCCGGGGAGCGCCTGATCCGGGGAGGGTATCTCAAGCCAGCCCCGGCTCATGGTGGTGCAACTGGCAGGGCCGGTGGCCCGGTCCCGGCGGTCATGGGCCGACGCGAATTCTTCCGCTCCCTGGTATGCAAGATCAAAATTCCTGGAGTAGAAATTACCCCGCTCTCCCAATCTCCCCAGGCTGTGAATGCCAGGTCACGGGCCCTTATCCTGCAGCAGGCCCTGGAGGAGGCCAGGCCGGCAGGGGGTTACCCGGCAACGGCCCGCTTGCCCCTGGCTGCCCTGAAAGTAACCGGTCCCTGTTACCTCTGCAATATCTGCAGCCGGCTGTGCCCGACCGGGGCCCTGGAGTTGACGGAAGGGGAGTTGAGGTTTAACCCATCCCGCTGCAACCACTGCGGCCTTTGCCTGGCGGTATGCCCCCAGCACAGCCTGGCCTGGGGAGAGGACCTGCCTCTGGAGGCCATGGCAGCCGGGGCAACCTGCACCCTGGCTATCGTCACAAATCACCGGTGCGCCAGCTGTGGAGAAACCTTCCAGGCCGGCGCTACAGCAATGGAATGCCTGCGCTGCACCTTAAGCCGTGAGCTCCCCGGCGTGGCAGCCAGAAGGGGCGGGGCTTAA
- a CDS encoding dimethyl sulfoxide reductase anchor subunit family protein: protein MGKEWALVLFTLLAQMSVGLMVVAQALNLKQREGLKPVLLWVGILMAASMVVSLGHLGSPLGAPRAIFNLKTSWLSREIFFSASFFVLWLVNYYLELRTQAGEGVKAISGWLAGFCGILALISMANIYVHTILPAWETAYTHLVFYTTALVLGAILYAVLAYRNRQEGQQGMLKITGILTVIGVALQLLSLPPYLASLSAGPVAAQETARLLLGAAPVLIFSQALAVLGGIVFTFLALRAYGEKGSLLTGQWLYGALALLVLAELASRYLFYATGVSITIGQF, encoded by the coding sequence ATGGGTAAAGAATGGGCGCTGGTGCTTTTTACCTTACTGGCTCAGATGAGCGTAGGGTTAATGGTCGTCGCCCAGGCATTGAACTTGAAGCAGAGGGAAGGGCTTAAGCCGGTTCTCCTGTGGGTGGGCATTCTCATGGCGGCCAGCATGGTGGTCTCTCTGGGACACCTGGGCAGTCCCCTCGGAGCGCCACGGGCCATCTTTAACCTGAAGACTTCATGGCTAAGCCGGGAGATCTTTTTCTCAGCAAGTTTCTTCGTCCTGTGGCTGGTGAATTATTATTTAGAACTGCGGACCCAGGCCGGCGAAGGGGTTAAAGCGATTTCAGGCTGGCTGGCGGGCTTTTGCGGCATCCTGGCCCTTATCAGTATGGCCAACATATATGTCCACACCATCCTGCCGGCATGGGAGACAGCCTATACCCATCTAGTCTTTTACACTACGGCCCTGGTGCTGGGGGCCATCCTCTACGCCGTCCTGGCCTACCGGAACCGGCAAGAAGGCCAGCAAGGCATGCTAAAAATAACGGGCATCCTGACGGTCATCGGCGTGGCCTTGCAGCTTTTAAGCCTGCCCCCCTACCTGGCTAGTTTGAGTGCCGGTCCCGTGGCGGCCCAAGAAACGGCCCGCTTACTCCTGGGGGCGGCACCAGTACTGATCTTTAGCCAGGCCCTGGCAGTGCTCGGGGGGATCGTCTTTACCTTCCTGGCCCTGCGGGCATACGGCGAAAAGGGGTCGCTCCTGACAGGACAATGGCTCTATGGTGCCCTGGCGCTCCTCGTCCTGGCCGAACTTGCCAGCCGCTATCTTTTCTATGCCACCGGCGTCAGTATTACAATCGGCCAGTTCTAA
- a CDS encoding DMSO/selenate family reductase complex B subunit: MAGQLGFHVQQDRCIGCFTCQIACKDKNDLEVGQLFRRVREIAGGGYTETGNNAFRADVYAYWISLSCNHCQDPPCVKNCPTGAMQKRPEDGIVFVDQNKCIGCRYCVWSCPYGAPQYNPQIGKVGKCDFCRDLLAKGEQPACVAACPMRVLDFGPLDELKKKYGGTNQIKGLPDPNTTKPSILITPHRDAALGK, encoded by the coding sequence ATGGCCGGTCAACTAGGTTTTCATGTACAGCAGGACCGCTGCATCGGCTGCTTTACCTGCCAGATAGCCTGTAAGGATAAAAACGACCTGGAGGTAGGGCAGCTATTCAGGCGTGTCCGTGAGATTGCCGGGGGCGGTTATACGGAAACCGGCAATAATGCCTTTAGAGCCGACGTCTATGCCTACTGGATCTCTTTGAGCTGTAACCACTGCCAGGACCCGCCCTGTGTTAAGAACTGTCCCACCGGGGCCATGCAAAAGCGACCCGAGGACGGTATCGTCTTCGTCGACCAGAATAAATGTATCGGCTGCCGCTACTGCGTCTGGAGCTGCCCCTACGGGGCGCCCCAGTATAACCCCCAGATCGGTAAGGTAGGGAAGTGCGACTTCTGCCGCGATCTCCTGGCCAAAGGGGAACAACCGGCGTGCGTAGCCGCCTGTCCCATGCGGGTACTGGATTTCGGCCCCCTGGACGAGCTCAAAAAGAAATACGGCGGTACCAACCAGATTAAAGGCCTGCCTGACCCCAACACTACTAAACCTTCAATTTTAATAACTCCCCACCGGGATGCAGCCCTGGGGAAATAG
- a CDS encoding DMSO/selenate family reductase complex A subunit, with amino-acid sequence MAEDTKLWLKPISRRKFLTLSAAAAGGVAALTTLMWEKKAGAVASGATGATGETIIPTSCVHNCGGRCPLYAHVKDGVVTWFSPDQEGNDSPDFPQVRACLRGRSQRKRLYHPDRLKYPMKRVGKRGEGKFERISWDEALDTIARELQRIKSNYGNEAIYINYATGVYGQVSQSWITPAFGGALPCFLNMFGGYLGYYNTYSSACFSYAAPYTFGTVEGNSPDDLLNSKLIVLFADNPGETRLGGANGHYYLRLAKEKGARVIVVDPRYTDTAVTLADEWIPIRPTTDNALIDALAYVMINENLHDQAFLDKYCLGFDEEHMPPGIPPGNSYKSYVLGQGEDKTPKTPEWAEAITGVPRDTIIKLARQIASIKPCCLLQGFGWQRHAYGEQPVRGLPVLAAMTGNIGIRGGGPGLRNGGHGVVVGWMPAGQNPVKASIPCFMWPEAIERGHELTAADGVKGVDKLSTDIKMIWNYGGNTLINQHSDINKTAKILADEKKCEFILVHDVFMTPSARFADILLPDVTHFEREDIVTFASGIGYAIYHQKVVDPMYECRSLYDVCSELAKRLGFGDQYTEGKSEQDWLREAVNVARQKDPNFPSFEEFRRKGIYKIAPKDPIVAYEKQIKDPANNPFQTPSGKIEIFSTRLWAMNNPKEIPAIPKYIPAWEGPQDPLRAKYPLQCIGPHYKRRVHSTFDNVPWLEEASPQEMWINPRDAAERGLKDGDKARVFNDRGELIIPVKVTPRIMPGVVAIPQGAWWTPDSNGVDQRGCINTLTKYHPTPLAHGNPQHTNLVQVAKA; translated from the coding sequence ATGGCTGAGGACACCAAACTGTGGCTCAAGCCCATCTCCAGGCGTAAGTTTTTAACCCTTAGCGCGGCTGCTGCCGGTGGGGTCGCAGCCCTGACGACATTGATGTGGGAGAAAAAGGCCGGGGCCGTCGCCAGCGGTGCTACCGGTGCGACCGGGGAAACTATTATCCCCACCAGTTGCGTGCATAACTGTGGTGGTCGCTGTCCCCTGTATGCCCATGTTAAAGACGGGGTGGTAACCTGGTTTTCCCCTGATCAGGAGGGAAACGACAGCCCCGATTTCCCCCAGGTCCGCGCTTGCCTGAGGGGACGTTCCCAGAGGAAACGCCTCTATCACCCCGACCGGTTAAAATACCCCATGAAGCGGGTAGGTAAACGGGGAGAAGGCAAATTTGAAAGGATCTCCTGGGATGAGGCTCTGGATACTATTGCCAGAGAGCTACAGCGAATCAAAAGCAACTATGGTAACGAAGCGATCTATATCAATTATGCTACCGGCGTTTATGGCCAGGTCAGCCAGTCCTGGATTACGCCGGCCTTTGGTGGCGCCCTGCCATGTTTCCTCAATATGTTCGGTGGATACCTGGGGTATTACAACACCTATAGCTCGGCCTGTTTCAGTTATGCCGCTCCATATACCTTTGGTACGGTAGAAGGTAACAGCCCCGATGACCTTTTAAACTCCAAACTTATCGTTCTCTTTGCCGATAACCCTGGCGAGACTCGCCTGGGCGGGGCCAACGGCCATTATTACCTGCGCCTGGCCAAGGAGAAGGGGGCGCGGGTAATTGTTGTCGATCCCCGTTATACCGACACGGCCGTGACCCTGGCCGACGAATGGATTCCCATTCGACCGACTACGGATAACGCCCTCATTGACGCCCTGGCCTATGTAATGATTAATGAAAATCTCCATGACCAGGCCTTCCTGGATAAGTACTGCCTGGGTTTCGACGAGGAGCATATGCCTCCTGGTATCCCGCCCGGCAACTCCTACAAGAGCTATGTCCTGGGTCAGGGCGAAGATAAAACTCCCAAAACGCCGGAATGGGCGGAAGCCATCACCGGTGTACCCCGGGACACCATTATCAAACTCGCCCGGCAGATTGCCAGCATAAAACCATGCTGTCTCCTGCAGGGCTTTGGCTGGCAACGCCATGCCTACGGTGAACAACCAGTACGGGGCCTGCCAGTCCTGGCGGCAATGACAGGTAATATCGGCATTCGCGGCGGCGGACCCGGCCTCCGTAACGGCGGGCACGGGGTAGTAGTTGGCTGGATGCCGGCCGGGCAAAACCCTGTTAAAGCTTCGATCCCTTGCTTTATGTGGCCGGAGGCTATTGAACGCGGCCATGAACTGACTGCCGCCGATGGGGTCAAGGGCGTAGATAAGCTTTCGACGGATATCAAGATGATATGGAATTACGGCGGTAACACCCTTATTAACCAGCACTCGGATATTAATAAGACTGCTAAAATCCTGGCCGATGAGAAGAAATGTGAGTTCATCCTTGTTCATGATGTCTTCATGACGCCCAGTGCCAGGTTTGCCGATATCCTGCTGCCGGATGTAACCCACTTCGAGCGGGAAGACATTGTTACCTTCGCTTCTGGTATCGGTTATGCCATTTATCACCAGAAAGTTGTTGACCCCATGTACGAGTGCCGCAGCCTTTATGATGTTTGTAGCGAGCTGGCCAAACGCCTGGGCTTTGGCGACCAGTACACCGAGGGTAAAAGCGAGCAGGATTGGCTGCGGGAAGCAGTTAACGTTGCCCGGCAAAAGGACCCCAACTTCCCAAGCTTTGAGGAGTTCCGGCGTAAGGGTATCTACAAAATAGCACCCAAAGACCCCATTGTAGCCTATGAAAAACAGATTAAGGACCCGGCCAACAATCCCTTTCAGACACCTTCGGGTAAGATCGAAATTTTTTCAACGCGCTTGTGGGCTATGAACAACCCCAAGGAAATCCCGGCCATCCCCAAGTATATCCCGGCCTGGGAAGGTCCCCAGGACCCCCTGCGGGCTAAATATCCCCTGCAGTGTATCGGACCCCACTACAAGCGACGGGTTCATTCAACCTTTGACAACGTGCCCTGGCTGGAAGAGGCATCCCCGCAGGAGATGTGGATTAACCCCCGGGATGCCGCCGAACGAGGCCTGAAGGACGGCGATAAAGCGCGGGTTTTCAATGACCGCGGGGAGCTAATAATCCCGGTAAAGGTAACGCCACGGATTATGCCCGGGGTGGTGGCCATCCCCCAGGGTGCCTGGTGGACACCGGATAGTAACGGCGTGGACCAGCGGGGCTGCATCAACACCCTGACCAAATATCATCCCACGCCCCTGGCCCACGGCAACCCCCAGCATACCAACCTTGTGCAGGTGGCTAAAGCTTAA
- a CDS encoding radical SAM protein, whose product MLIEISRETLAGIRNPDLAKYAGMYTRIYEDFMRQIQGSGIAVAREDYREETRQRIEGLRRQGVVVRNDAKSLYINGISPACLACQKGVGSLTFFISLQCHRHCFFCFNPNQEGYEYYTHNQRDCLAELEYLQRTGQEMKHVALTGGEPLLHPEETLAFFRAAKEKFPGVYTRLYTAGDLAGKEMLAELQRTGLDEIRFSIRLHDPEGVRRRTYEHIALAREYIPRVMVEMPVLPGTRKPMQEVLLELDRLGIFGINLLEFCFPFNNVDIYNERGYKIKNPPYRVLYNYWYGGGLPVAGSELDCLELIDFALEKGLQLGIHYCSLENKNTGQIYQQNYGQKVDAFLYFSPRDYFYKSAKVFGDDIPRVLEVFKKINYHQYTLNKQYHFLEFHISKVKELAGLDIEVGISTSVMEKRQDGSYLRKLKVELTRPEIFDAETDI is encoded by the coding sequence GTGCTTATCGAGATCAGCAGGGAGACGCTGGCGGGCATCAGAAACCCCGACCTGGCGAAGTACGCGGGGATGTACACGAGGATCTACGAGGATTTTATGCGGCAAATCCAGGGGAGTGGCATAGCGGTCGCCCGGGAGGATTACCGGGAAGAGACACGGCAGCGAATAGAGGGTTTGCGCCGGCAGGGCGTCGTAGTCCGCAACGACGCCAAGAGCCTGTATATCAACGGTATTTCCCCGGCGTGCCTGGCCTGCCAGAAGGGCGTGGGGAGCCTGACCTTTTTCATCTCCCTTCAGTGCCACCGTCACTGCTTTTTCTGTTTTAACCCGAACCAGGAAGGCTACGAGTATTACACCCATAATCAGAGGGATTGCCTGGCAGAATTGGAGTATCTCCAAAGAACCGGCCAGGAAATGAAACACGTGGCTCTGACGGGGGGCGAACCTCTCCTTCATCCAGAAGAAACCCTGGCTTTTTTCCGCGCCGCCAAAGAAAAATTTCCCGGCGTTTATACCCGCCTCTATACGGCCGGTGATCTGGCCGGCAAAGAGATGCTGGCGGAATTGCAAAGAACTGGCCTGGACGAGATACGCTTCAGCATCAGGCTGCATGACCCGGAAGGGGTGCGGCGGCGCACCTACGAGCATATTGCCTTAGCCAGGGAGTATATTCCCCGGGTGATGGTGGAAATGCCCGTCCTGCCCGGTACCAGGAAACCTATGCAGGAAGTATTACTGGAACTGGATCGCCTAGGCATTTTTGGCATAAATTTGCTGGAGTTCTGCTTTCCTTTCAATAATGTGGATATATATAACGAAAGGGGGTATAAAATCAAGAATCCACCCTATCGGGTGCTTTACAATTACTGGTACGGCGGGGGCCTGCCGGTAGCCGGGAGCGAGCTGGATTGCCTGGAGCTGATAGACTTTGCCCTGGAGAAGGGGTTGCAGCTGGGCATTCACTATTGCTCCCTGGAAAATAAAAATACCGGCCAGATTTACCAGCAAAACTACGGGCAGAAAGTAGATGCCTTCCTGTATTTCTCACCACGGGATTACTTCTACAAATCGGCCAAGGTATTTGGAGACGACATTCCCCGGGTGCTGGAAGTATTTAAGAAAATTAATTACCACCAGTATACCCTCAATAAGCAATACCATTTCCTTGAATTTCATATCAGCAAGGTTAAAGAGCTGGCGGGACTCGACATTGAGGTGGGAATTTCGACCAGCGTAATGGAGAAACGCCAGGATGGTAGCTACCTGCGGAAATTGAAGGTCGAACTGACGCGCCCGGAAATATTTGATGCGGAAACCGATATTTGA
- a CDS encoding DMSO/selenate family reductase complex B subunit has translation MAQLGFYYDMTACIGCKTCQVACKDKNNLEVGVLFRRVYTVEGGKFPHPWFYHISLGCNHCAQAPCVRNCPTGALYKREDGIVMQDRNKCIGCRYCVWSCPYGAPQYIASEGKVGKCNLCADLIDRGEQPACVAACMMRALDFGDIEELRRKYGGTADVKGLPDASITHPSITIQPADEARK, from the coding sequence ATGGCTCAACTGGGGTTTTACTACGACATGACTGCCTGCATCGGCTGTAAGACCTGCCAGGTAGCCTGTAAAGATAAAAATAACCTGGAGGTGGGGGTGCTCTTTCGCCGGGTCTATACCGTAGAGGGCGGCAAGTTTCCACACCCCTGGTTTTATCACATCTCCCTGGGGTGTAACCACTGCGCCCAGGCACCCTGTGTCCGGAATTGTCCTACCGGCGCCCTCTATAAAAGGGAAGACGGGATTGTCATGCAGGACCGGAACAAATGCATCGGTTGCCGCTACTGCGTCTGGTCTTGCCCTTACGGTGCCCCGCAGTATATCGCCTCCGAGGGTAAGGTGGGCAAATGTAACCTCTGCGCGGATTTAATCGACAGAGGCGAGCAGCCAGCCTGCGTCGCCGCCTGCATGATGCGCGCCCTGGATTTCGGGGATATTGAGGAGTTGCGCCGGAAATACGGCGGCACGGCGGACGTCAAGGGCCTGCCGGACGCCAGCATAACCCATCCCTCGATAACCATTCAACCGGCAGATGAGGCCAGGAAATAA